The Tripterygium wilfordii isolate XIE 37 chromosome 18, ASM1340144v1, whole genome shotgun sequence nucleotide sequence TTCGAGTCGTAAGTAAAAACAGGGATCGATTTGAGCACACGGAGTTCAAGCCCCTGGTTTTCCGAGCCGTGGGCCGCGGCAGTGAAGTTGTTCTCGGAGGCGAACACAAGATGGTGGGCCAGTTGTTGTAGTCGAATTTGTCTTTCCTGGTGGCGGCGGCCACGGGGTGAGAAGCGTCTGAAGCAATAGTGGAAGCAAAACATGACGATGATGACGCTGACAAAGATTACGATCGAAGAGAGCATGATTTTACCGTTGCTACCGTAGTTTTTGGGATCCATGATTGTTATATGAGTGTAACAATGAGAGATTAGTTTGATTTAATAGAAAATGAATGGGAGAGGGGGAGATGTATCGCGTGATTGATGAAGATAAGGATTCTCGAGAAGGAATGAGGAAAGTTTCTGCTTTTCTATATTTGCAGAGTTTTAATggatttcctttttctctcttaCTATATTTTCCGATTTTGAACTACCGCAGGTGGCGCGGTGTTTTGAACTATCCGTTGATACATCCATCTAcacttcttttaaaaaaaaaaacgagaaacgTGATTCGAACCTTGATTATCAAGATGATACACATCATCTTTACGACTTCAATTAATCGCTCTAGTGTTATTCATCATTTCATCTACACTTTTAGCATCATAGAGATTTGTTATtctcctttttaaaaaaaattatttatttatttatttttagaatGATCCTCTGGTTTTTGTTCCTAATCATGCACTAATCCTTTCATTCCAAGTACCAAATAAAGATGTTTCCTTGCAATTTGCAAAGATTTGGGACTTTCCATAATACGTGAAAGGGCCTATTTTGTTAAAAGATAAAGGGTACATCGAACCCATATGAAGTTTTTTCATGGGCAAATTGTATCTATTGTGGcaaatatctttttattttaatcgaattttatattttatcatATAGGGTAAAATGAACAATGTCCCttgatataaataattttttttttctgcgtCTCGTTTGTCATTTTTAGGTATAGGGGCTACAATTGACGTAATTAAAATTCGATATAACTACCGcttaaaattatgttaaattatgaTTTAAACACTAAATCAGTAAATCTTAACTattaaatccaaaaaaaaaatcaatcattaATTTCCAATGATATTCTCACTTCTCACATAACCAACTCCTGTCATCCATATCATTATTAGTTGAAAAATTAATGAACGTACGTATCAGAAAAAAGCTACCTGCCACCATCTATTAAAGTGTAAAACACAATTATAAGAGCATTTACAatggaatgattttgaagtgcttgagatgatactttcttaataaattaagcgttagatgttcacaatggatacttgagatgatacttgtgataaaaaatgacacttaaaaaattaatccatacttgatctttgaagtgtatgataattgatgaatagtgaagagagaattgatgaaaaaagaagagagaagtgatgaaaagaaagagaaaagatgaaaatgaagagagaggtgatggaaAATAAGTTGGAGATacgaaaaggaagagagaaaaaataaagaaaataagtaTAGAATATTGaaatgtatgaagtgttgatgaatagtataggTTATGggacccaatcacccaattaaattgtgccacctaagagagaagagaagagagagaatataatttaatgaaatttggagtgtgtgcattgtggatgctctaagatACTATTGTAACACAATAACAGGCAGCAGGGAACATTAAACATTTAAAAACACATCCTTAAAAACAAAATATCCAAAAGAAGACACAGACAGGAACCTGCTAAGACAAATGTAAACTGTTTGCTTTAACGGGACAAAAGGGAAACGAACAACTGCATGTTGGGAAATAGATGCATCATGGATTTGTATTAAGTTGGTCAATAGCTCAGCATTTTCTCCGGATGAGTAGAAAAACTTAAACTTTGAAGCCCctgctctttcttcttcctctagccctctcaaatttccttccttTTGATCGAACATAGGGTTTAGTGTGGCTGTGGGGCACACCAGGAGCATGTCCAAAGTGCTTCACTGCTTCACGAGCATTCTTTGGGCCTCTAAAAAGAACCTGTAGGGAAGGACCAAATTAAGTTATAATAAGACAACTTAATACAAATCCTATAACCTTAAAGATTGACCAGCACACTGAATAGCAAAAAAGAAACTACATATTTAGTGAATGAGGCCAAAGATTCTAACTGATCAATGAACTATACAGTTTCAAAAACCTACAAACGAGGGGAGCAAGCATTTGTGATGTAAGATTCTAACAGAACAATAATACTCCACTCACAGGATTTATATAAGTTAGATTACGATAAAGCAATACAAGCTTCTTAACCTACATACTCAATTCATGCAACAACCATAGGTGAAATATCCAAGGTTGAAAAAAATCAAGCTtacaacttaaaaaaaaaaaccccttgtCCACCAACTCTTCAAAGCCATTACTATATCTATGTGAGAGCTTTCACCAAACGAAATACCAACATATTGATGCTTATGATTTATGAGGGTAGCACAAAATAGAAAGCActtgttccaaatctgaaaaccTAAAAATAGCAGCAGTTTCGGGTATCCAGCTAGCCGCAAAACAGAATTCATTCATTAAAGAAACCAAGCAAACATCATATATTGCAGAAGGGTACCAAAAAACAGCTGACATATTAAGCAGAAGAAAGATGGCACCAATACACATACCGTGTTCTGACCAAGAGGGGCTCGCAGAGCAAGTTGATCAAAGGTTAAGCATTCTCCACCAGCCTTCTCAATCCTTGCCCTTGCAGTCTCTGTAAACCTCAGTGCTGTTACCTTTAAGGTAGGAACTTCATAGACTCTGACATCATCAGTTATTGTCCCAACCACCACGGCAATCTTATCACCCTGGtgaatcaaccaaacaaaatccaATCAAGGAGCAAGAAATTTAATACAAATctatcaaacaaattaaaaaaaaaaaaaccactggCAATGCCCTAAACAACCATTTGAATAAGTTAAATGCAGTTCATTTGTTTCAATGCACTAAGGCAACACAATTATAATATCTTCACTTGCTGCCAAGGcaacaaaattataatttctTCACTTACTAACATTTTCCTACTTTATACCACAAGGAGGTGTGACCAAACCAGATCTAAGCATTAAACTAGAGCAAAAACAAGAAGATTCCGAATTGGACGGCTACTTGCTTGATTTTCTTTGAAAAAACAAATAGTTGAATGAACAAGAGAAGCACCTTTCCCTCCATGAAACGAACCAACCGAGAGAGTGAGAGCGGTGGCTTGTTGACCTTGCTCATGAAGAGACGCTTCAGTATCACCGCATTGAACTTGCTACCAGTCCTCCGCACGAGAAACCGATACAACTGAAATCCACGGACGTCAAATTTAAAACTCGAATCAAATTCTTGCACACAAACACTTACGCTAATACAACGGGAGAGATAGATAAAGACACTGAACCTTGACGAGGAGCTTTAGGTAAATGTCATCTGATTTTGGAGCAGTGCGCTTGGTCTTCTTGCTCTTACCTCCGGCAACCAAATCGATACCCTGAAATTGGAAGGAAAATATCAGATGAGACGGCGTAAGCGCAAGAGTCAAAAAGAAAACCACGTTGAAATCAATGGAGCTGTAGCCACCATACCATTCTTCCTCCGTTGGTGCCAACAACTCGGCGCAAATGTCCTTCAAGAGCGCTAGGGTTCTTGAACCATCCTTTCGTATGAGAGAGTCGAAACAAGTTTAGACCGGGCCTTTGACAGCCCAAATACAACCCAGACATTCTTGAGCCAGCCCATTTATAATTGTTAGTGATAGGCCCACTTGAGGAAAATCGATAAAACGGCGTCGTTGCTTCCCTACAAACACTGAAACGTCATCGTATCAAACATTGCCTAGACGAATTAATTGTCTTCGTCTTCGTCTTCCCCGGATAACTGAGCAGGCACGTAACAGAACGAACGAAACAAATATTTTCCGCGGAGAATCTGTTCTCTCTCTACCTCTTCAACCATGTCTTTCACCGGCATCGTCTCGCTCTTTCTCCTCCTGTCGCATTTCTCCACGTCATCAACCACCGCCGTCAGTGATGATTTAACAGCGTACGAGATCCTCCAGGACTACGATCTCCCCTCCGGAATTCTTCCGAAGGGGGCCACAGGCTACCAAGTAGACCGAAACACAGGTAGATTCCACGCTTATCTGAGTGGTTCGTGCAGCTTTTCTCTTGAGGGCTCTTATGAGTTGAGTTACAAGTCCACGATCAGTGGCTATATTTCCAAGGGCAGGCTCACGCAGATTAGCGGCGTAAGCGTGAAGGTTCTCTTTTTCTGGCTCAACATTGTGGAGGTGGTCAGGAGTGGAGACGAGATGGAGTTCTCGGTAGGGATCGCGTCTGCGAACTTCCCGATTGACAATTTCTACGAATCTCCGCAGTGTGGCTGCGGATTGGATTGCAATAATGCGCAAGTAAGCAAGCTGAGAACCGAATcctttgtttcttcaatttaGGGAATTGCGATTGAAATGTTGGGATGCGCTCAATTTGGGATTAATTTCGAATCTTGCTTTATCTCCTTATAGTGCTGAAAGTTTATATAATGTGACTAGTTTAACATATGTTGAAATATATGTGATTTGTGATGGTTTATTTAGTTGATGCCCTGCCAGAATATTCTCCTTTTGACTATAATGCGACTTATGAAAAGAGAATTTAAAGAACCACACTTGGTTAACATTAAGGAGGATACAACTGGTAGACAATTGAACATTTTCAAAGAATTTTTGAGTTTTGGATACGTTGGATAGATTCTTATTGTGCTCAAGTTCATGGTGTGGAAGTGGAAGTAAATTATGATTTGTTGTTCATCAATACGGTGAATTATGGTCAAATTGAGTGTGCTAATGAATCCTGACTGTGTATTCTTCCTTCAACATGGCCTATCCTAGTATATTCAGCGAATGATTGTCTAGAAGCCTGTTGAAGGGAATTCTAATACCTGTTTAGCAGTGACAACTGTAAAGTTCCCAAAGATTGAAGCATGTTCATGCTTGGAATGGGAATGGAAGAGATCTATTTGGTGTGTGTAGGGAATAGAAATGGAAAGACGGGGCAATAGCTATTTGCACAGTGCTACTTTTCAAAGAGAGATGATATTGCGATCATTTGGGTAGAAGTTTTAGGTTTTGACTAAATAATTGTATGAAAGGTCTATCAATTACTTTGTCTATGTGGTAATCATCTAAAGTATCTTGGAACTTGGCAAAGCTCCAGATTTTGATGTGTTTTCACGAATAAGAGAACCTCTCTGATTTTCTGGTATTAGCAGGTGTCTAAAATTTCATGCTTCGGTAAAGATTTTCGGCTTAGAGTAAGTAGAGCTTCTCTTTCTTATTATGCTTATCGTGCATCAGAGAGTTTATAGTATTTTCTTACTTATTCTAGCTTAAATCCACTGTAATTGAAGTTAAAAATGACATTCTCAGTGCGTGTTCCTGACAAGATGGATGATATAGGATAAACAGGGGGATTTTGCTGTTTTATACATCTAACATTTTTAGGAAACTATAGAATCAGTTTAATCTGCATTCAGAGGCTATAATTGAAACAGCTCTTTTTCACATCAAGAAATTCAGTAGTATGTTATAGACTTATAGTTATATGTTAGAGCATACATTGAATAAACATGGAGATCgtaaaaagtttgatatttataCAGAAtccaataaacaaaaacaagattCGTGTTGAAATTTATAGCACTGAGTTTATTGCAGCCTCATACAATGCTACGAATAGGAATATATCCATTGCAGAATACACGTCCCATGTGGTGAAATAGAGGTGCTCATAGGGCAACTAGGCAGTAGCAATGGTAAATAGGAGTGAACTGGAACTCGTGCAATAGTAGAAAGTTTGGATTAGGAAAATTGCTGGCTGTAGCATGatgttttcaaaattataaTGTGATTATTCATTTTCAACGGAGGTTTTGGATAGAGGTTTCACGCTTTTGTCAGTGCTGAAACATTTGtggaaaagttttttttttgtatgcgTTTCTTTCTTGGGATCTTTGACCCTAATGGTTTTGAATAAGTGAGGTGTTTATAATTGAAGGGATCGACATGCTTTGTGATTAGGAAACAATTGAGAATGATTGGCTTGTAGTCAATCCTAGCTAGAATTTtcatttgattgtagatttGTTGGCTGATGACCAGAGCTTAGTAGCTTATATTTGGCATGTGGGCAGGGTATAATTGAATCAAGTGAAGCATTGTTGTAAAAATCTTAAAAAACATAGGTGTGAAGTACAATCCATGCAAGATCCCAAGAAACTAAATTCTGCTGTTCAGACTCATAAAAgttggtattttttttgttgtctctTATTCTAGCAAATATTACGAGCTTGCTGCATTTTATCATTAGAGAAGTTGTGCAACTTGGACTCATAGGGGTTCGAGGCGGAGGGTCTTGTATGATCCCATGTCAATGTTTTGTTGGCTGTTGCAGAACTAGAAGCTATGTCTAGGATACAAGCAAAGGAACAGTCGCTTTGTACTATTGCAATACATTGGGCTCATTTGTTCACCATCAATTTGAGGCTCTCTTCTGTGAGTGTTGTTCCTTTGTTGGTTGAtccaactctttccatggttCCATCAATTCCAGAAAATAGGCACTACATAAGAATAGACCAAAGCTTTCTCTAGGACGGAGTCATAATCTAATACTTGGTGAGACAAATAGAGAATCAATACTGAAAATATGTTAAGCTTGTAGCAGTTGCAATAAGAAAGACATCGTTTCATAGGGAAGCGATAGTCCTCTCAACTTCCAACTTATTTAGCAGTTAGTAGGATCAATACAGCACGAACAAAGTTGAACATATTATTTGCATAGAGAGGTTCGATCCCATTTGGTTATTGTGGCACACCATGATGCTTGCCCCAGAAATTTTCTGTGACGCTAACTATCGAGTTCATCATCATTATTTCCGAAATTATGATATAATGATTTTTATGTTCACCGCAAAATTAGCAGCAAGGCAGAGTTGCAAGAAGTTGTTCTGATGTTTTTTTGGAGTGTAGGTAACGTCTGTGTATCAGTGTATGATTTCTGCTTGTGTTCTTCTCCTTCATGCCCTAACCAACGGCTGGGTTTGCTGGTCGGATTACTAATGAAAGTTGGCGTTGATAAAGGGTGTATGCATGTAACACTGTTGCACACATGATGGTTACCTGATTTCCGATGATCCAATGCTTGTTTGGCCTTGAAGATGTAGTCTCGTAAACTAGATTGGTAGAAGATGTCAATGTGGGGAAGGGGAAGTTGGGTCTTCTAGCTTTAACCAAATCTGCTACTCTAGATGATTCATATTGAGCCAACCATATTCCAAATCCTTTTCGTCCAGAGAATAGATTTTAGGGGTTCGGAACCACTCAAAACTCTTGATTGACATGGGATTGGGATCCTACCACTAATCCACTTGAACTATTAATTGTATTCCAACTTGGCACAATGTGAGAGAAATCATTAGAGCCATGTATTATCTTATTATTGAAGATCAAGATAGTGTTTATTGGTGTTGACGGTTGCCTACCATCCGGCCAATAAGTCTCTCTTGTCGCCAATGATTGAACCAAATTAAATTATTCGTCAATTACATAGATGAATCAGGCGGATGGACCAACCACGAGCATTCCACATTAATTTGTCCCATAAATTTCTTTTGCAAGATTTCTGATGGAAAGGGAGAGAAAAGCACTGCGCTTTTTgtgaaaaattaatgaaattcgaGGACCATTAACATGTAATAACAAGAATGAGAATTAGAAAACAAGATGAAAGAATCACAATCGCCAAACTCTTCTGATTAGAAAGAAGTAACTGTTCTACATTCATGCTGTgaaaaaaagaaacttacatCCCAAGAATCTCTCTAATGGTGCCTAAAATAGAGGAAAATGCCAAACCAGTCCTTTGACGTTGCAGCAATTTTAATTTCAAACGCACATCGATGGCCCCCTGATGAACAAACAGCACGAGAGCGCCATCCCTTTTGTTAACAGACTTCTTTCAAATCTTCTTCAATGCTTCTTCAGGAGCAAAGCGCGGAGCTCCGCCACATCAATCTCATGAGCACCACTCTCTGGTCTGTAGTAACCGGTGACGGGGTCTGGCCCCCACGAAACcttctctccttccttcttCACCATAGCAGGTGCGCTGTTTCTAGGACCAGCACCGGATCCTCTGGATGGAGCCGCGGCCGTGGCATAACCTCTCCTCGCAACAGCCTTAGAGATCACATCGAGAACAACCTTAGCGTTTGAGAAAGAGCGAGCCATTGCGATTTGAATTTGAAGAATTAAAAAAACTTATCACCGCCGTAGAAAGATTAGATCGAACGAATCACAAGATCTTCGAATTTCGAGAAATCCTTCTACAGCAGTGGAAAGAAAGAAATCTCCTTCGTATCGAAGAcgactcctctctttctctctctaggaaaGTTTGCTGAAGATGGATTCGAGATAGCGGGTGTAGGGGGTTTATAtaggtgagagaaaattgaagaCGCGTGATTCTTTGGGAGTTGAAAGGAAACTCCGTCCGTCTTATCaggttttaatttatttttctttttaataaataagaTGAACGGTTCTGATTCCATCGCCTTGATCGAACGGTGCAGGTTTAAAGGTACCTAGTGGAGGAGGAGGGAAGAAGGGTCGGCGACAGCGCGAGGAAACCAGAGGGAATTAGGAAAGATCTGTAGCCGTTGAAGGTTAGAGTGTGACACACATCGGGATCGTCCACGTGGAAATCAGAGGCGGCGGCTTGGCGAAAGGTCTTGGTCATGGAAGGTCCTTTGCTAAGTCTACATCATTTTTCTGATGGGCTGGGCTGTATAACAACAATGAAGTGTTgtcttaaaaga carries:
- the LOC119983335 gene encoding protein SENESCENCE-ASSOCIATED GENE 21, mitochondrial-like yields the protein MARSFSNAKVVLDVISKAVARRGYATAAAPSRGSGAGPRNSAPAMVKKEGEKVSWGPDPVTGYYRPESGAHEIDVAELRALLLKKH
- the LOC119984675 gene encoding uncharacterized protein At5g01610-like, which translates into the protein MSFTGIVSLFLLLSHFSTSSTTAVSDDLTAYEILQDYDLPSGILPKGATGYQVDRNTGRFHAYLSGSCSFSLEGSYELSYKSTISGYISKGRLTQISGVSVKVLFFWLNIVEVVRSGDEMEFSVGIASANFPIDNFYESPQCGCGLDCNNAQVSKLRTESFVSSI
- the LOC119984674 gene encoding 60S ribosomal protein L18-2-like: MSGLYLGCQRPGLNLFRLSHTKGWFKNPSALEGHLRRVVGTNGGRMGIDLVAGGKSKKTKRTAPKSDDIYLKLLVKLYRFLVRRTGSKFNAVILKRLFMSKVNKPPLSLSRLVRFMEGKGDKIAVVVGTITDDVRVYEVPTLKVTALRFTETARARIEKAGGECLTFDQLALRAPLGQNTVLFRGPKNAREAVKHFGHAPGVPHSHTKPYVRSKGRKFERARGRRKSRGFKV